One Gelria sp. Kuro-4 DNA segment encodes these proteins:
- a CDS encoding DUF881 domain-containing protein codes for MPVPVSAKAGPGTARTPWVLKLMLFLVVLLFAVNTLVLAVLTGYVQLPRRVLPLEAARRGGELVVDYSQRLARDLGVDQNQAVRAILAKFKFELEQAASPEAVAQAVLRYGRETQDTILREQENLRREELLAIIRQEERLAGMLGEASITVTRSEERGIEIDDPAGLLSEATRRRIKESKALDRLSQVVEVRVKDGRADLVTPVSVLERLKHAESEVDSLRARLQEVKAQAGLAPLSGTGIIVRLYDAPGSAGVGEIVHDFDVRDIVNELFAAGATGIAVNNQRLVTTSSIRCAGPVILVNQKPIAVNPVTIFALGDPEVLTSSLDLIQVEFKASGVRMEVEQAEDITLPAHGENAGN; via the coding sequence GTGCCCGTGCCGGTTAGCGCCAAGGCGGGGCCGGGTACGGCCCGCACCCCATGGGTGCTGAAGCTGATGCTCTTTTTGGTGGTGCTGCTTTTCGCCGTCAACACCCTGGTGCTGGCCGTGCTCACCGGTTATGTCCAGCTGCCCCGGCGGGTTCTGCCGCTCGAGGCGGCGCGGCGCGGGGGCGAGCTGGTGGTGGATTACAGCCAGCGTTTGGCCCGGGACCTGGGTGTGGACCAAAACCAAGCCGTGCGGGCCATTCTGGCCAAGTTTAAGTTTGAACTGGAGCAGGCGGCGAGCCCCGAGGCGGTGGCCCAGGCGGTGCTGCGCTACGGGCGGGAAACCCAGGACACCATCCTGCGCGAACAGGAAAACCTGCGCCGGGAAGAGCTCCTGGCCATCATCCGGCAGGAGGAGCGCCTGGCGGGCATGCTGGGCGAAGCCAGTATCACCGTGACGCGCAGCGAGGAGCGGGGCATCGAAATCGACGACCCGGCCGGGCTTCTTTCGGAAGCGACGCGCCGGAGGATCAAGGAGAGCAAGGCCCTTGATCGGTTGAGCCAGGTGGTGGAGGTACGGGTGAAGGACGGCCGCGCCGACTTGGTAACGCCGGTCTCGGTACTGGAGCGCCTGAAGCACGCGGAAAGCGAGGTCGACAGCCTACGTGCCCGGCTCCAGGAGGTGAAGGCGCAGGCCGGTCTGGCGCCCCTCAGCGGCACGGGGATCATCGTGCGGCTGTACGACGCCCCCGGGAGCGCCGGGGTGGGCGAGATCGTACATGATTTCGACGTGCGTGACATCGTGAACGAACTCTTTGCCGCCGGGGCCACCGGCATTGCGGTCAACAATCAGCGCCTGGTGACCACCTCCTCGATCCGCTGCGCCGGACCGGTGATCCTGGTGAACCAAAAGCCCATCGCGGTAAACCCGGTTACCATCTTTGCCTTGGGGGATCCCGAGGTGCTCACCAGCAGCCTGGACTTGATCCAGGTGGAGTTTAAGGCCTCCGGGGTGCGCATGGAGGTGGAACAGGCCGAGGACATCACGCTGCCGGCGCACGGCGAGAACGCAGGCAATTAG
- a CDS encoding diacylglycerol kinase: protein MARRAFRESLRYAWAGLAWTWRTQGNLRRHTLAAAAALAVAAWLKVPPGQQALVVLTIALVVVSELINTAVEATVDLCRRSYHPLAGRAKDVAAAAVLVAALAAVVVGLIVFGPPLMRLLF, encoded by the coding sequence GTGGCACGGCGTGCGTTTCGGGAAAGCCTGCGCTACGCCTGGGCCGGGCTCGCCTGGACCTGGCGCACCCAGGGCAACCTGCGGCGCCACACCCTGGCCGCCGCGGCTGCGCTGGCCGTTGCCGCGTGGCTCAAGGTTCCGCCCGGCCAGCAGGCTCTGGTCGTCTTAACCATTGCCCTGGTCGTGGTGAGCGAACTGATCAACACCGCCGTCGAGGCCACCGTGGACCTCTGCAGGCGCTCTTACCACCCGTTGGCCGGCAGGGCCAAGGATGTGGCGGCCGCCGCTGTGCTGGTGGCGGCTCTGGCGGCGGTGGTCGTCGGCCTGATCGTTTTCGGCCCACCCCTTATGCGACTTCTTTTCTAA
- the cdd gene encoding cytidine deaminase has protein sequence MTTEEALVAAARAAKARAYVPYSHYRVGAALLTQSGRVYTGCNIENAAYGCTMCAERVALFKAVSEGEREFLALAVAAEGERTASPCGACRQVLCEFAPELKVYLAGPGGEVRSLTLAELLPCAFGPAHLKEAKP, from the coding sequence ATGACCACAGAGGAAGCCCTGGTGGCGGCTGCCCGCGCGGCGAAGGCGCGGGCCTATGTTCCTTATTCCCACTACCGGGTAGGCGCGGCGCTGCTTACTCAGTCCGGCCGGGTGTACACGGGGTGCAACATTGAAAACGCCGCTTACGGTTGCACCATGTGCGCGGAACGCGTGGCGCTTTTTAAGGCGGTCTCGGAGGGAGAGCGCGAGTTCCTTGCCCTGGCTGTGGCGGCCGAGGGCGAGAGGACGGCTTCGCCCTGCGGCGCCTGCCGCCAGGTGCTGTGCGAGTTTGCCCCCGAGCTTAAGGTTTACCTGGCCGGCCCCGGGGGTGAGGTGAGGAGCCTGACCCTGGCGGAGCTTCTGCCCTGCGCCTTTGGGCCGGCACACCTTAAGGAGGCGAAACCATGA
- a CDS encoding HD family phosphohydrolase — translation MRTPLQQRLGKGRPAALWGHALVRRLGLGFFTFALLTTLVSLQWLPQRLKVEEGKPAPDTISAPKTITYFDEAKTAELRDNAARLVEPVYDPDISVLKDSLDRLQEALDAVRAVRAQEGSAPDKAKLLTQRLNLPLTASAGQALVALSDGEMAALERQAPALVREVMQQGVRETDLPEIRERLGQKVEAGQGTAELKEALRSLTSAVLKPNLVLNAEETEKRRQDARAAIRPVEREILQDTVIVRKGDPVTAEDIQKLQALGLLQPKTRWTAVLGVALLVLLLMGLALAYLRILAPRVAGNEKLLTLLALIAVGTVAIGRLFFLVPHPLAAYLFPVATGPLLVAILLDNRLAVLAAAELALLTGIMAGPGLDLAAQGVAGSLGGILAVQKVSQRSDLTRAGFFVSAANLSAVWGLGLLGGQGIGELTVAGSIGVLNGLLSAILAIGSLPYLENAFGITTPVKLLELGNPSHPLLRRLLLEAPGTYHHSIVVGNLAEAAADAVGADGLLVRVASYYHDIGKIKRPEFFIENQLLSPNPHDKMSPGLSTLVITSHIKEGLELAREYRLPPAITAILQQHHGTTLVSYFYHQAAAESQGGVAEDDFRYDGPVPQSKEAALVMLADSVEAAVRSLTSPTQGKIDGLIRKIIKDRLADGQLDQSDLTLRDLDRVAAAFSWVIAGIYHPRVEYPDGRETLKTQANAEEGKKDSAARNQQ, via the coding sequence ATGCGGACACCGCTTCAGCAGCGCCTGGGTAAAGGACGGCCGGCGGCGCTTTGGGGCCACGCCCTGGTGCGCCGCTTAGGCCTGGGCTTTTTCACCTTCGCCCTGCTGACAACGCTGGTGAGCTTGCAGTGGCTGCCTCAACGTCTCAAGGTGGAAGAGGGCAAACCGGCTCCGGACACCATCTCCGCGCCGAAAACCATCACCTACTTCGACGAAGCGAAGACGGCCGAGCTGCGCGACAATGCCGCCCGGCTGGTGGAACCGGTGTATGACCCGGACATCAGCGTCCTCAAGGACTCCCTCGACCGGCTGCAGGAGGCCCTGGATGCCGTGCGCGCCGTGCGCGCCCAGGAAGGCAGCGCGCCCGACAAGGCCAAGCTCTTAACCCAGCGGCTGAACCTGCCCCTTACCGCCAGCGCCGGCCAGGCACTGGTCGCCTTAAGCGACGGCGAAATGGCGGCCCTGGAGCGGCAGGCACCTGCCTTGGTGCGGGAAGTTATGCAGCAAGGGGTGCGGGAAACCGACCTACCGGAGATACGCGAGCGGTTGGGCCAGAAAGTGGAGGCGGGCCAGGGTACGGCAGAGCTCAAAGAGGCGCTGCGCTCCCTGACCAGCGCCGTCTTAAAGCCCAACCTGGTGCTCAACGCCGAGGAAACGGAAAAACGCCGCCAGGACGCCCGTGCGGCCATCCGCCCGGTGGAGAGGGAAATTCTCCAGGACACCGTTATCGTGCGCAAGGGGGACCCGGTGACCGCGGAAGACATCCAGAAGCTGCAGGCGCTCGGGTTGCTCCAGCCGAAAACGCGTTGGACGGCGGTGCTGGGCGTAGCGCTCTTGGTGCTTCTTCTCATGGGCCTGGCGCTGGCCTACCTGAGGATTCTGGCCCCGCGGGTGGCAGGTAACGAAAAGCTGCTCACCCTGCTGGCCCTCATTGCTGTGGGGACGGTGGCGATCGGCCGGCTCTTTTTCCTGGTACCCCACCCGCTGGCGGCCTACCTGTTTCCGGTGGCCACCGGCCCGCTCCTGGTGGCGATCTTGCTCGATAACCGGCTTGCGGTGCTGGCGGCCGCCGAGCTTGCCCTGTTAACCGGCATCATGGCCGGCCCAGGGCTGGACCTGGCCGCGCAGGGCGTGGCCGGGAGCCTGGGCGGCATCCTGGCGGTGCAGAAGGTCAGCCAGCGCAGCGACCTCACCCGGGCCGGGTTTTTTGTCAGCGCGGCGAACCTTAGCGCCGTCTGGGGTTTGGGGCTCCTGGGGGGGCAGGGAATCGGGGAGCTGACGGTGGCGGGGAGCATCGGCGTACTCAACGGGCTCCTTTCCGCCATTCTGGCGATCGGCTCGTTGCCGTACCTGGAAAACGCCTTCGGGATCACCACGCCGGTGAAGCTTCTCGAGCTCGGCAACCCCAGCCATCCCTTGCTCAGGCGCCTGCTGCTCGAGGCGCCGGGGACGTATCACCACAGCATCGTCGTCGGCAACCTGGCCGAGGCCGCGGCCGATGCCGTGGGCGCCGACGGCCTGCTGGTGCGAGTGGCCAGTTACTACCATGACATTGGCAAGATAAAGCGCCCGGAGTTTTTTATTGAAAACCAACTCCTTTCTCCCAACCCGCACGACAAGATGAGCCCCGGCCTGTCGACGCTGGTCATTACCTCGCACATCAAGGAGGGCCTGGAGCTGGCGCGGGAGTACAGGCTGCCGCCCGCCATCACGGCCATCCTGCAGCAGCACCACGGCACCACGCTGGTGTCCTACTTTTACCACCAGGCTGCAGCCGAAAGCCAGGGCGGCGTGGCCGAGGATGATTTTCGCTATGATGGTCCGGTGCCACAGTCTAAGGAGGCGGCGCTGGTGATGCTGGCCGACTCGGTGGAGGCCGCGGTGCGCTCGCTCACCAGCCCCACGCAGGGTAAGATCGACGGGCTGATCAGGAAGATCATCAAGGACCGTCTGGCCGACGGGCAGTTGGATCAGAGCGACCTTACCCTGCGGGACCTGGACCGGGTGGCAGCGGCCTTCAGCTGGGTTATCGCCGGCATTTACCACCCCCGGGTGGAGTACCCGGACGGCAGAGAAACCCTGAAAACCCAAGCCAACGCTGAGGAAGGGAAGAAAGACAGTGCCGCTCGTAATCAGCAATGA
- the ybeY gene encoding rRNA maturation RNase YbeY produces the protein MPLVISNEQEEVAVDRHLEELLTKVGEAALDAAGAGGAEVSLTLVDEKRIQELNRTYRGIDRPTDVLSFALREGEDAFTPPVTADIPELLGDVIISAPRARAQASEYGHSLERELGYLLTHGILHLLGYDHATEEAAAAMRAREEAVLATVGLRR, from the coding sequence GTGCCGCTCGTAATCAGCAATGAGCAGGAAGAGGTAGCGGTGGACCGGCACTTGGAGGAACTCCTGACGAAGGTGGGCGAAGCGGCCCTCGACGCTGCGGGCGCCGGAGGCGCCGAAGTGAGCCTGACGCTGGTGGATGAAAAGCGGATTCAGGAGCTCAACCGCACCTACCGGGGCATCGACCGGCCGACGGATGTCCTTTCCTTTGCCCTGCGCGAAGGCGAGGATGCCTTTACCCCGCCGGTTACGGCCGACATCCCCGAGCTCCTCGGTGACGTGATCATCTCCGCGCCGCGCGCCCGGGCCCAGGCCTCCGAGTACGGCCACAGCCTTGAGCGTGAGCTGGGCTACCTCCTCACCCACGGTATTCTCCACCTCTTGGGTTACGACCATGCGACCGAAGAAGCGGCAGCCGCCATGCGGGCCAGGGAAGAGGCCGTGCTCGCTACGGTGGGGCTGAGGCGGTAG
- the glyQ gene encoding glycine--tRNA ligase subunit alpha, protein MNFQEIILKLEEFWAAQNCILQQPYDVEKGAGTMNPATFLRTLGPEPWNVAYVEPSRRPTDGRYGENPNRLYQHHQFQVIMKPSPDNIQDLYLESLRALGIDPLEHDIRFVEDNWESPTLGAWGLGWEVWLDGMEVTQFTYFQQVGGLDARPVAAEITYGLERLAMFIQKKDNVFAVEWVGGITYGDVFHQFEVEHSRYNFEESDPETLFMLFDTYERTAQRLLKKELVLPAYDYILKCSHTFNLLDARGAISVTERTSFIGRVRVLARECAQAYVAQREKLGFPLLKRKEAAL, encoded by the coding sequence TTGAACTTTCAGGAGATCATCCTCAAACTCGAAGAGTTCTGGGCGGCTCAAAACTGCATCCTGCAGCAGCCGTACGATGTGGAAAAGGGCGCCGGCACCATGAACCCGGCCACTTTTCTCCGTACCCTGGGGCCCGAGCCCTGGAACGTGGCCTATGTGGAGCCTTCGCGCCGGCCGACGGACGGCCGCTACGGCGAGAATCCGAACCGTCTCTACCAGCACCACCAGTTCCAAGTGATCATGAAGCCCTCCCCGGACAACATCCAGGACCTCTACCTGGAAAGCCTCCGGGCCCTGGGGATCGACCCCCTGGAGCACGACATCCGCTTTGTTGAGGACAACTGGGAATCGCCCACCCTGGGTGCCTGGGGCCTGGGTTGGGAGGTGTGGCTGGACGGGATGGAGGTAACGCAGTTTACCTACTTCCAGCAGGTGGGCGGCCTGGATGCCCGGCCGGTGGCGGCCGAGATCACCTACGGGCTGGAACGCCTGGCCATGTTCATCCAGAAGAAGGACAACGTGTTCGCTGTGGAGTGGGTGGGGGGCATTACCTACGGCGATGTCTTCCACCAGTTCGAGGTGGAGCACTCCCGCTACAACTTTGAAGAGTCCGACCCGGAAACGCTCTTCATGCTGTTTGATACCTACGAGCGCACCGCCCAAAGGCTCCTCAAGAAGGAGCTGGTTCTTCCGGCCTACGATTACATCCTCAAGTGCTCGCACACCTTTAACCTCCTGGATGCCCGGGGGGCGATCAGCGTGACCGAAAGGACAAGTTTCATCGGGCGGGTCCGCGTGCTGGCCCGCGAGTGCGCCCAGGCCTATGTGGCCCAACGCGAGAAACTGGGCTTCCCACTCCTTAAGCGGAAGGAGGCGGCGCTATGA
- a CDS encoding DUF3048 domain-containing protein encodes MAWGRSLGLLLVGALLVTLAAGCRRAPAPEPPAAGPADEAPAVPAPKPVYCPLDGLPVEDAVLVNRRPVAVMIDNLTGIGSQSGLDKACWVFEILAEGGITRLMPVYLHQDAPTVGPVRSARHYFLDKALEFGAAYSHCGWSPQAQRDIQRLKVISLNEFYLPQVYWRVRSKKEPHNVYTSTDRLFQELDRRGLLTNYSRSWELEFHDDPSALSGPSAKKITLKYPGGYTVEYVWDAGIVDGGYRRFVGGRPHKDAETGQQLVARNILVQFVDGTRVLDKEGRLDMKLTGQGSGRVFQLGVTYEANWSKGSRTDFTHWTEKNGQTVKLARGQTWVEVMPRGAEVSWE; translated from the coding sequence GTGGCGTGGGGACGATCTTTGGGATTGCTCCTGGTGGGAGCACTGCTGGTCACCCTGGCGGCGGGCTGCCGGCGGGCGCCTGCGCCCGAGCCGCCGGCGGCGGGACCGGCGGACGAAGCGCCGGCCGTGCCGGCGCCGAAGCCGGTATACTGCCCGCTGGACGGCCTGCCGGTGGAGGATGCTGTGCTGGTGAACCGGCGGCCGGTGGCGGTGATGATCGACAACCTGACCGGCATCGGTTCCCAGTCGGGCCTCGATAAGGCCTGCTGGGTGTTTGAAATCCTGGCCGAGGGCGGCATCACCCGCCTGATGCCCGTGTACCTGCACCAGGACGCGCCCACGGTGGGCCCGGTGCGCAGCGCCCGTCACTACTTCCTCGACAAGGCGCTGGAGTTCGGCGCCGCCTACAGCCACTGCGGCTGGAGTCCTCAGGCGCAGCGGGACATCCAGCGCCTCAAGGTGATTTCATTGAACGAGTTTTACCTGCCACAAGTTTACTGGCGGGTGCGCAGCAAGAAGGAACCGCACAATGTGTATACTAGTACGGACCGCCTGTTTCAGGAGCTGGACCGGCGGGGCCTTCTGACCAATTACAGCCGTAGCTGGGAGCTCGAGTTTCATGACGATCCCAGCGCCCTTTCCGGTCCCTCAGCGAAGAAGATTACGCTCAAGTACCCCGGCGGTTACACGGTGGAGTACGTTTGGGACGCAGGGATTGTCGATGGCGGGTATCGCCGGTTTGTCGGCGGCCGGCCGCACAAGGACGCCGAGACGGGGCAGCAACTGGTGGCCAGGAATATCCTGGTCCAGTTTGTGGACGGGACGCGGGTACTGGATAAGGAAGGGCGGCTCGACATGAAGCTTACGGGCCAGGGAAGCGGCCGCGTCTTTCAGCTGGGCGTCACCTACGAGGCCAACTGGTCCAAGGGGTCACGCACGGACTTCACGCACTGGACGGAAAAGAACGGCCAAACGGTTAAGCTGGCCCGGGGTCAGACCTGGGTGGAGGTTATGCCCCGGGGCGCGGAAGTCAGCTGGGAGTAG
- the recO gene encoding DNA repair protein RecO, whose product MPLYNLNAVVIKSQNLGEADKIVTLYSSERGKVRAVARGARRPRNRLRAGAEVFTYGSYLLFANDGLDTISQCEILESYRALREELERTAAGAYCLEVLDRLTEEEEPRGDLFPFLLAVLHLLAVGRDLELAVRAFELGLLTRLGYAPELDACVRCGAAPGEGAAMSPALGGVLCRRCRPADCDALPLRGDTLAALRYLARAPLTRLELLHLTPAARAELGCVARALLRAQLGRDVNAAAFLALVQAQGR is encoded by the coding sequence ATGCCCCTTTACAACTTGAACGCGGTGGTGATCAAGAGCCAGAACCTGGGTGAAGCCGATAAGATAGTCACGCTTTACTCGAGCGAACGCGGTAAGGTGCGCGCCGTGGCCCGAGGAGCGCGCCGCCCGCGCAACCGCCTGCGGGCGGGAGCGGAGGTGTTCACCTACGGCAGCTATCTCCTTTTTGCCAACGACGGACTCGACACCATCAGCCAGTGCGAGATCCTGGAGTCGTACCGCGCTCTGCGCGAGGAGCTGGAGCGTACGGCGGCCGGTGCCTACTGCCTGGAGGTGCTGGACCGCCTAACGGAGGAAGAAGAGCCGCGCGGCGATCTCTTTCCTTTCCTCCTGGCGGTGCTCCACCTCCTGGCGGTGGGGCGCGACCTGGAGCTGGCGGTGCGCGCCTTTGAACTGGGTTTGCTCACCCGCCTGGGCTACGCCCCGGAACTGGACGCGTGTGTCCGCTGCGGCGCCGCGCCCGGCGAAGGCGCCGCCATGAGCCCTGCTTTGGGTGGGGTGCTCTGCCGGAGGTGCCGGCCGGCCGACTGCGACGCACTCCCGCTGCGGGGCGACACGCTGGCGGCGCTGCGCTACCTGGCCCGGGCGCCGCTTACCCGCCTGGAGCTTTTGCATCTCACACCGGCGGCCCGGGCCGAGCTGGGGTGCGTCGCCCGGGCGTTGCTGCGCGCTCAGCTTGGGCGCGACGTGAACGCAGCGGCGTTTTTGGCCCTGGTCCAGGCGCAGGGCCGCTGA
- the era gene encoding GTPase Era gives MNAGGYRSGFVALVGRPNVGKSTLMNALVGDKVAIVTARPQTTRNRIHGIFTDERRQIVFVDTPGIHKPRTRLGIYMVEVAQRALGEVDAVLYVVDGGAPLGATDRRLAANLKGLKTPVLLAVNKVDLLSREQTVLALDRYAALGDFAEVVPVSALAGTNLDTLLEVLTRYLPAGPQFYPPDMVTDQPERFAVAELIREQVLSLTREEVPHAVAVEVEEMAEREAKNIVYIRANIFVEKESQKRILIGKNGSMLKAVGQGARASIEALLGVHVFLDLWVKVKEDWRDTESTLRRLGYQA, from the coding sequence ATGAACGCTGGCGGGTACCGGAGCGGTTTTGTGGCCCTGGTGGGGCGCCCCAATGTGGGCAAATCGACCTTGATGAACGCCTTGGTGGGCGACAAGGTGGCGATTGTGACCGCCCGGCCGCAAACCACCCGCAACCGCATCCACGGCATCTTCACCGATGAGCGGCGCCAGATTGTCTTCGTGGATACCCCGGGTATCCACAAGCCGCGGACGCGCCTGGGCATCTACATGGTGGAGGTGGCGCAGCGCGCGCTGGGCGAAGTGGACGCTGTGCTTTACGTGGTGGATGGCGGCGCGCCCCTGGGCGCTACCGACCGCCGGCTCGCCGCCAACCTTAAGGGGCTGAAGACCCCGGTGCTGCTGGCGGTGAACAAGGTGGACCTTTTGAGCCGCGAGCAAACGGTGCTGGCTCTCGACCGCTACGCCGCGCTGGGGGATTTCGCGGAGGTGGTGCCTGTTTCGGCCCTGGCCGGTACCAACCTGGACACTTTGCTTGAAGTTCTCACCCGGTACCTCCCGGCCGGGCCGCAGTTCTACCCGCCGGACATGGTGACTGACCAGCCGGAACGCTTCGCCGTAGCCGAGCTGATCCGCGAGCAGGTGCTCAGCCTGACGCGCGAGGAGGTTCCCCACGCGGTGGCGGTGGAGGTGGAGGAAATGGCGGAACGGGAGGCGAAAAACATCGTCTATATAAGGGCCAACATCTTCGTGGAAAAAGAATCACAGAAGCGCATCCTTATCGGTAAAAACGGGTCGATGCTCAAGGCCGTCGGTCAGGGGGCGCGCGCCAGCATCGAGGCGCTGCTGGGCGTCCATGTTTTCCTCGACCTGTGGGTGAAAGTAAAGGAGGACTGGCGCGACACAGAGAGTACCCTGCGCCGACTGGGTTACCAGGCGTAA
- a CDS encoding DUF502 domain-containing protein yields MPRRLHTYFFTGLIIVLPFLLTLYFLWVVFGFVDGLIGPLLELILGRRVPGVGFVVTVGLILGTGALATNYLGRRFLGWGERLFTRVPLVRSVYQTLKQVIRALLSEQKKAFRQVVLVEYPRKGVYSLAFITGGKQDGSDMLAVFVPTTPNPTSGFLLFLPEEEVTYLDMSVEDGLKLVVSGGVITPPGWEGKVKKGEQGRGDAGARAG; encoded by the coding sequence ATGCCCCGCCGCCTGCATACATACTTTTTTACCGGTCTAATCATCGTTCTGCCGTTTTTGCTGACCCTTTACTTCTTGTGGGTGGTCTTCGGTTTTGTGGACGGCCTCATCGGGCCGCTCCTCGAGCTTATTCTCGGCCGGAGGGTGCCCGGGGTAGGTTTCGTGGTCACCGTCGGGCTTATTCTCGGTACCGGGGCGCTGGCCACCAACTACCTGGGGCGCCGTTTCCTCGGCTGGGGTGAGCGTCTTTTCACGCGCGTGCCGCTGGTGCGCAGCGTCTACCAGACGCTCAAGCAGGTGATCCGGGCCCTGCTCAGCGAACAAAAGAAGGCCTTTCGCCAGGTGGTGCTTGTGGAGTACCCGCGCAAAGGGGTGTACTCCCTGGCCTTCATCACGGGCGGTAAACAGGACGGCAGCGACATGCTGGCCGTTTTTGTCCCGACTACGCCGAACCCCACTTCCGGTTTTCTGCTCTTTTTACCGGAAGAGGAGGTTACCTACTTAGACATGAGCGTAGAGGACGGGCTGAAGTTGGTGGTCTCGGGAGGTGTCATAACACCTCCGGGCTGGGAGGGGAAGGTGAAGAAGGGTGAACAGGGCAGAGGGGATGCCGGTGCCCGTGCCGGTTAG
- the glyS gene encoding glycine--tRNA ligase subunit beta: MSRDLVLEIGCEEIPARLMPDTLAALGSLAQERLRAARLDISELNTYGTPRRLVLVVRGLAEETAARTYEVKGPPEKTAFTPDGKPTQAAEGFARSQGVALADLQVRQVDGGSYVFATKREAGRPTLQVLAELLPDLVRSLSFPRPMRWGSGELRFVRPIRWLLALFGDEVVEFDLDGLRSDRFTYGHRFLAPGPFRITDPDDYFARLEHAYVVLSPEERRARIRAQGEQLAKEVGGRVLFSDELLTEVTFLVEYPTALRGSFAPQYLELPSEVVVTPMKDHQRYFPVVNPEGELLPYFIAVRNGTAAHLNTVRAGNEKVLRARLADARFFFEEDKRVALAERVERLKHIVFQENLGTLYDKTQRLEALAGHLAGRAGLDGAAAGFVARAAHLAKADLTTNMVYEFPELQGIMGREYALLSGEHASVAQAIAEQYLPRFAGDELPATIAGSLLALADKLDTIVGCFGVGLTPTGSQDPYGLRRLAGGCINIMLEGELDLSLSELVRTAAQLYTKQRLLPRPAAEVTAEVLEFLTGRLRIALEDRGLRYDVVDAVLAAAPDYPAQAYRRAEALTRLRHEAFFGALLTAFTRAGNLARQAGEAAVRPELFTEDAEKELFAGYQERARALPALIKAENYPAALKELARLAGPVDRFFTDVLVMAPDPAVRANRLALLKAVRDLGLMVADFGRLVAD, encoded by the coding sequence ATGAGCCGCGACCTTGTCTTGGAAATCGGGTGTGAAGAGATCCCGGCCCGCCTGATGCCGGACACCCTGGCGGCCCTCGGGTCGCTGGCCCAGGAGCGGCTCCGGGCTGCCCGCCTGGACATCAGCGAGCTTAACACCTACGGCACCCCCCGCCGCCTGGTGCTTGTGGTGCGCGGCCTGGCGGAGGAAACAGCGGCCCGCACCTATGAGGTGAAGGGGCCGCCGGAGAAGACGGCCTTTACGCCGGACGGTAAACCCACCCAGGCGGCCGAGGGCTTTGCCCGCAGTCAGGGCGTGGCGCTGGCGGACCTTCAGGTACGCCAGGTGGATGGCGGCAGTTACGTTTTTGCCACCAAGCGGGAAGCCGGCCGGCCCACCCTCCAGGTGCTGGCGGAGCTTCTGCCCGACCTGGTGCGCTCCCTCTCCTTTCCGCGGCCCATGCGCTGGGGAAGCGGTGAGCTGCGCTTCGTGCGGCCTATCCGCTGGCTTTTGGCCCTCTTCGGCGATGAGGTGGTGGAGTTTGACCTGGACGGCCTGAGGAGCGACCGCTTCACTTACGGCCACCGGTTCCTTGCGCCCGGCCCATTTCGCATCACCGACCCGGACGACTACTTCGCGCGGCTGGAGCACGCGTACGTGGTGCTTTCCCCGGAGGAGCGGCGCGCGCGCATCCGGGCCCAGGGTGAGCAGCTGGCCAAGGAAGTGGGGGGCCGCGTGCTCTTTTCGGACGAGCTGCTCACCGAGGTGACCTTCCTGGTGGAATACCCCACGGCCCTCCGGGGCTCTTTCGCTCCCCAGTACCTGGAGCTTCCCTCGGAAGTGGTGGTGACCCCGATGAAAGACCACCAGCGGTACTTCCCCGTGGTCAACCCGGAAGGCGAGCTTCTGCCCTACTTCATCGCCGTGCGCAACGGTACCGCCGCGCACCTCAACACCGTGCGGGCGGGCAATGAGAAGGTGCTGCGTGCCCGCCTGGCGGACGCCCGCTTCTTCTTCGAAGAGGACAAGCGGGTGGCCTTGGCGGAGCGGGTGGAACGCTTGAAGCACATTGTGTTCCAGGAGAATCTAGGCACTCTGTATGATAAGACGCAGCGGCTCGAGGCCCTCGCCGGCCACCTGGCCGGCCGGGCGGGCCTGGACGGTGCGGCGGCCGGCTTTGTTGCCCGGGCGGCGCACCTGGCAAAGGCCGATCTCACCACCAACATGGTGTACGAGTTTCCGGAGCTGCAGGGGATTATGGGACGGGAGTACGCCCTCCTCTCCGGCGAGCACGCCAGCGTGGCCCAGGCCATCGCCGAGCAGTACCTGCCGCGCTTCGCCGGCGATGAGCTGCCGGCCACCATCGCCGGTTCGCTGCTCGCTTTGGCCGATAAACTGGACACGATCGTGGGCTGCTTCGGCGTCGGGCTTACACCCACCGGGTCGCAGGATCCCTATGGGTTGCGGCGCCTGGCCGGCGGGTGCATCAACATCATGCTGGAGGGCGAGCTCGACCTCTCGCTCAGCGAACTGGTGCGCACGGCGGCCCAGCTGTATACAAAGCAGCGGCTGTTGCCCCGGCCGGCCGCGGAGGTTACAGCGGAGGTACTGGAGTTCCTCACCGGGCGCCTGCGCATTGCCCTGGAGGACCGCGGCCTGCGCTACGACGTGGTGGACGCCGTATTGGCGGCGGCGCCGGACTATCCCGCCCAGGCCTACCGGCGGGCGGAAGCCCTGACGCGGCTGCGGCATGAGGCCTTCTTCGGGGCGCTCCTCACCGCCTTCACCCGGGCCGGGAACCTGGCGCGCCAGGCGGGCGAAGCAGCGGTGCGCCCCGAGCTCTTTACCGAGGACGCGGAGAAGGAGCTTTTTGCCGGCTACCAGGAGCGGGCCCGGGCCCTGCCGGCCCTGATCAAGGCGGAGAATTACCCGGCGGCGCTTAAGGAGCTGGCGCGCCTGGCGGGACCGGTGGACCGCTTCTTTACCGACGTTCTGGTGATGGCGCCCGACCCGGCGGTGCGCGCCAACCGCCTGGCGCTGCTCAAAGCCGTCCGCGACCTGGGCCTCATGGTGGCGGACTTCGGTCGGCTGGTGGCCGACTGA